The following are encoded in a window of Balaenoptera ricei isolate mBalRic1 chromosome 1, mBalRic1.hap2, whole genome shotgun sequence genomic DNA:
- the LOC132350059 gene encoding small integral membrane protein 10-like protein 2A, whose translation MAAALSGLAVRLSRSAATGGSYGAFCKGLTRTLITYFDLAWSSAHELPLLYVLASVILNVRLQVHI comes from the coding sequence ATGGCGGCGGCCCTGTCGGGCCTGGCTGTACGGCTGTCGCGCTCGGCCGCGACCGGCGGCTCGTACGGCGCCTTCTGCAAGGGGCTCACGCGCACGCTGATCACCTACTTCGACCTGGCCTGGAGTTCTGCGCATGAACTTCCCCTACTTTACGTCCTGGCTTCGGTGATTCTCAACGTGCGCCTGCAGGTACATATTTAG